A genomic segment from Malus domestica chromosome 05, GDT2T_hap1 encodes:
- the LOC114822923 gene encoding kinesin-like protein KIN-7E produces MGAIGGEDLVKWEKMQGATAREEKILVLVRLRPLSEKEVAASEVADWECINDTTILYRNTLREGSTFPTAYTFDKVFRGDCSTRQVYDEGAQQIALSVVNGINSSIFAYGQTSSGKTYTMNGITEFTVAEIFDYVHAHEERAFVVKFSAIEIYNEAVRDLLSTDNTPLRLLDDPERGTIIEKITEETLRDWNHLKELLSMCEAQRQIGETALNEKSSRSHQIIKLAIESSAREFLGKGNSTTLSASVNFVDLAGSERAAQALSAGMRLKEGCHINRSLLTLSTVIRKLSKGRNGHINYRDSKLTRILQPALGGNARTAIICTLSPARSHVEQTRNTLLFACCAKEVTTKAQVNVVMSDKALVKHLQKELARLESELRIPGPPSSTCDYPALLRKKDLQIEKMDKEIRELKKQCDLAESRVEDLLRMVGKDNDSRQPSDNLNPKWNAGDVSDDEGSVSSGVADPYYMNGIRKFNNPHFDDRDGESSPEEVYGQILEKFRSDSCQSVEDPTGGTAEDTDDYCKEVRCIEMEESSRDKNSGSLALSTVENEVTSGDASLAGQEMISTPVNADREGSQMQNGFAYGTFEQRLRDVQLTIDSIGSPYPEEQSRSLKLTRSWSCRENFTAGSSSPDKSERTPPNWLEKSFPGRPEGFSGRKVPLLHYDSSARLSRNDSQSSLGSAVDELEGQTADEDITSVHTFVTGLKKMAKKLENDIQLVNGQDQETGEKFAKNVKDVGVDPMLELSETADWPLEFERRQRAIFDLWQTCYISVVHRTYFFLLFKGDPTDSIYMEVELRRLSFLKETFSRGDQAVENGQALTLASSMKAIGRERVKLSKLMQKRFSAEERKRLFQKWGIALHSKRRRLQLANCLWSNTKDMNHITDSAAIVAKLVMFAEQGQALKGMFGLSFTPPKARRRSFGWKNSMASLI; encoded by the exons ATGGGGGCAATTGGTGGGGAAGATCTAGTGAAGTGGGAGAAGATGCAAGGAGCAACTGCTCGCGAAGAGAAGATTCTGGTTTTGGTGAGGTTGAGGCCTCTGAGTGAGAAGGAGGTTGCAGCAAGTGAAGTAGCAGATTGGGAATGCATCAATGACACAACCATCTTATACCGAAACACGCTGCGGGAAGGGTCTACATTTCCAACTGCCTATACATTTG ACAAAGTATTTCGGGGTGATTGCTCTACAAGGCAGGTTTATGATGAAGGAGCCCAACAAATTGCTCTTTCAGTTGTCAATGGTATCAACT CAAGTATTTTTGCATATGGTCAAACAAGCAGTGGGAAAACGTACACTATGAATGGTATAACAGAGTTTACAGTAGCAGAAATATTTGATTATGTACATGCG CATGAGGAACGAGCTTTTGTTGTTAAGTTTTCAGCTATTGAGATATACAATGAAGCTGTTAGAGACCTCCTAAGCACAGATAATACTCCGCTTAGGCTGCtagatgatcctgag CGGGGAACCATAATAGAGAAAATCACAGAAGAAACTCTGAGGGACTGGAACCATTTAAAGGAGCTCCTTTCTATGTGCGAAG CTCAAAGACAGATAGGGGAGACTGCATTAAATGAAAAAAGCTCTAGATCACATCAAATTATTAAGCTG GCAATTGAAAGTTctgctcgtgagttcctaggCAAAGGCAATTCAACCACCCTTTCAGCTAGCGTg AATTTTGTGGACTTGGCAGGAAGCGAGCGTGCAGCCCAGGCATTATCAGCTGGGATGAGATTAAAAGAAGGCTGCCACATTAATCGCAGTTTACTAACTCTTAGCACTGTTATTCGCAAGCTAAG TAAAGGAAGGAATGGCCACATCAATTACAGAGATTCTAAGCTAACACGCATACTGCAGCCGGCCTTGGGTGGTAATGCTAGAACTGCCATCATTTGCACTTTGAGCCCTGCACGAAGCCATGTTGAGCAAACAAGAAACACTCTTTTGTTTGCTTGTTGTGCAAAAGAAGTGACTACAAAAGCACAGGTCAATGTAGTCATGTCAGATAAGGCCCTTGTTAAACATTTACAGAAAGAGCTGGCTAGATTGGAGAGTGAGTTGAGGATTCCTGGCCCCCCTTCCTCAACTTGTGATTACCCAGCGTTGCTTAGAAAGAAAGATCTTCAGATTGAAAAG ATGGACAAGGAAATTAGAGAGCTGAAAAAGCAATGTGATCTTGCTGAATCACGGGTGGAGGATTTACTGCGGATGGTTGGAAAGGATAATGATTCCAGACAA ccttcaGATAATCTCAATCCTAAATGGAACGCTGGGGATGTGTCAGATGATGAAGGCTCAGTATCATCAGGTGTGGCTGATCCTTATTATATGAATGGCATCAGAAAGTTCAACAATCCTCATTTTGATGACAGAGACGGTGAGAGCAGTCCCGAGGAGGTATACGGACAGATTCTTGAGAAATTTAGATCTGATTCATGCCAGAGTGTAGAGGATCCCACAGGTGGGACTGCAGAAGATACTGATGACTACTGCAAAGAAGTCCGCTGTATTGAGATGGAAGAGTCAAGCAGGGACAAGAATTCTGGATCCCTTGCTTTATCCACTGTTGAAAATGAAGTAACATCTGGGGATGCAAGTTTAGCAGGTCAAGAAATGATATCAACCCCAGTGAATGCAGATAGAGAAGGGAGTCAGATGCAAAATGGTTTTGCATATGGCACGTTCGAACAGAGACTACGTGATGTACAATTGACGATTGATTCTATTGGTAGTCCTTACCCTGAAGAACAATCTAGAAGCCTAAAGTTAACTAGGAGTTGGAGTTGTAGAGAAAATTTCACGGCTGGTTCATCTTCACCGGATAAATCGGAGAGAACCCCACCTAATTGGTTGGAGAAAAGCTTTCCTGGGAGACCAGAAGGTTTTAGCGGGAGGAAGGTTCCATTATTACATTATGATTCCAGCGCAAGGTTGTCAAGAAATGATTCTCAATCTTCCCTTGGGAGTGCCGTGGATGAGTTAGAAGGACAGACTGCAGATGAGGATATTACCAGTGTTCATACTTTTGTCACAGGACTAAAGAAAATGGCCAAAAAGCTTGAGAATGACATACAACTTGTCAACGGTCAG GACCAAGAGACGGGGGAAAAGTTTGcaaagaatgtgaaagatgtagGAGTAGACCCAATGCTGGAATTATCAGAAACTGCTGATTGGCCTCTGGAGTTTGAGAGAAGGCAGAGGGCCATATTTGATCTTTGGCAAACTTGCTATATATCAGTGGTCCATCGAACCTACTTTTTCTTGCTCTTCAAAGGTGATCCAACGGATTCCATTTACATGGAGGTTGAACTTAGGAGATTATCTTTCCTCAAGGAAACTTTTTCCCGTGGAGATCAAGCTGTCGAAAATGGTCAGGCGCTCACACTGGCTTCAAG CATGAAAGCTATCGGTCGGGAGAGAGTAAAGCTAAGCAAGCTGATGCAGAAAAGGTTTTCggcagaagagagaaagagactcTTCCAGAAGTGGGGTATTGCACTGCATTCAAAGCGCAGGAGGCTGCAGCTTGCCAACTGCTTGTGGAGTAACACAAAGGATATGAACCACATTACAGATAGCGCCGCCATTGTTGCAAAGCTGGTGATGTTCGCAGAGCAGGGTCAGGCGCTCAAGGGAATGTTCGGGCTTAGTTTCACACCCCCGAAAGCAAGGCGTAGATcctttggatggaaaaatagcaTGGCATCTCTTATATAA